The Coccidioides posadasii str. Silveira chromosome 2, complete sequence genomic interval CGGCAAAAGAGACGGACTTCGGGAAGACGCTACGAGCCGAGCCCACTTAAACCGCGCGATGAGCAGGTCGGGGAATTGGAAGATTTGGGTGCAGACCTATCAACAAACGTTTCACAGCTAGAAGAAGAGCTGCCGGCCGCAGTGCGTGAAAAAAAGAGGCTTCGTGACGAGCTTACTGCACAGTTGGAGAAGTTGAAAGAAGACGTCGCGACTCTTGAGGATTGTGGCCGTCGCTTTGAGCAGCCGGATACAAACGAGTCACTGGACAAAGAATATCTAAGCCGTTTACTGTAAGTTTTAGCTGATGTTTCCTGGGTTTCTGCTTGTTCCACCTGACCTGCGCTACAGATCTCTGCTTACGACTGACAATCCTTCCTGTGCTCCGCCTCCAAAGCCAAAACGATTACCACCAATATCCTCCATGCTTTCATATCTTCTTCCATTTTCTGTTCCTCAGCATATCCCCAAGTTGGAACTGCAGCGTCCAGTTACACCACCTCCAGAAAATCCATTTGCGCTCGAGCAGCTTTCTGATCCTTTGCCGTATCTTACACTCTTCGCACCCCTCACTCTATCTACACATACGACAACAACTTCTTCGTCCTGGAAAACATTGGGATCCTCATCACGTCTGATACAAAAGCATGAATTTGTCCTTTCTCCTCCCCGTGGATTCCCTCAGTCTATATACAAGATTCCGATCACCCTTGAAACAGATCCGGAGCTACAAAGAATCCTATCCATCACCATTCCCGATTCCTCAGAAGCATCTGATGTTGCAAACATTCCATCTCAACTACACCGATGGATGCACACCCGACTTTCGAACCAACTCTTAAAACTCGACATATCCGGATTGTCGTGGGGCGTTTGTCGCTACTGGGAAGCATGCATCTCGCGCGCAAAAATATGGACATTGTTGGAGAAGCTCCAGTCCAACGTCACCAAAGGCACTCGCCTCAAAGATACTAGCTCTCGCGAAGATTCCGAGCCCGAGAAGAACCCTCGCGCGCTAGTTCCTCACCTTGATCGATCTTCATCCCTTTTCTCAGGCCCTCGCGGGACTGGCAGTTATCAGATCATGGTGTCCTGTCCCATCGAGATTGATCTCTGGACCAGTGAACCGTTCCTACAACCTGATATTTGCATTTCTACTTCGACTTCCCCACGCTCTAGCGGAGGCGCCGAGACCAAAATTGAAATTGAGGCGCGACGGGTGTTTTGGACTATACTAAAGCATCGTAGTGCCGATGTTGAGATTGATTGTGGCATAATTGTAGGCGCTGTGGAGGCTGTCGTCAGGGTGCTGTATGGGGAAGAGTGATGATGGTCTACTAAAGATATGGGAAGCAGGGCAACATAGAAGAATGAGACGATGAAACCTGCTCTATATAAACGTACTTGTCATTTTGGTTGATAGGATATCCGCCCTGTACTTTGTAAGTATCGTTGGCCTTACGCAGTTGCTATGATATATGCATACTTAGAAAATGTTTGTGTTTGGCTTCTCCCTTGAAGACGGCAAATATCAACGGGACCCCCAACACATACCACTACGTGGGTTTGTTCAATGGAAAACAGCACATGCCGCCCAGAGACGATTTAAGAGGTTGGATGAGATAAatgtcaaaaaaaaaaaaaaaaaaagaaaaaaaaagaaaaaaaaaaaaaattcatacCAAAACTATTGCCAGCTGAATGTTATGGGCTAGACGTCATATCATTTCATTTGTAATTCTAGCTGGGAGATCACAGTGAGCAAGGGAAACTTTGCATAAAAGGACGTCCCAGCCAAAAGTGCTCCGAGATAATTCAGGATGTACGTTTTCGTATTTCTCTCCCATTGCATTTAATTTAAAAAACACCCAGGGAGTAAGTACACCTCAAAGCCATCAAGGACCAACCCCATTGATTCCCATCGGACGACCATATTATCATAGCAAcgtaaaagagaaaagggcGAGGAGGGGTAAGAACATTCGGGGATTGCGAGACAAAAGGAACCACGAAGAAAACTACAGCAGGCTTTTCTTTAAATTTATAGTTTTATTTCTTAGCCGCTGCGGCCTCCTCAGCCTTTGCCTTTGCCCTCTTCTCTCTAACACCAGCATAGCGGGCCTCGCTGCGAGCATCTCTCAGTCTGCGGTAAGCAGCCTTCTCTCCCTCTGGCATATCGGCCTTGGAGATTTCAGTGACAGCCTGGGCGCGGGTGATGTTGGTGACTGGAAGCAAGGAGCCGACGTTCTTGACGAGGTTCTTGCCCTCGAGGGCAGCCTTGACATCTTCGGGGGAGGAGTCGAGTTTCTTGAACTGACCGCTCTTGCGGGGGAAGAGGATCAAGCGGGCCTTGTATTCCTTCAAGCGGGCGACGTTGGCGGAAAGGGATTCTGAGCAGGCATTGACACGGCGGTGGTCGACGGCAATACCGATGGTTGGGGCGAGTTTGCGGGGGATACCGGCTTCCTGTAAATCACGGTAACATGGACCAGTAAGCGAAATGCTAATACTATAAACGGTCTTCGCGCAGCAGGTAACAAGTGCCTCGGACGCGTCGAAGCCCTTGTGGAGACAATAGGAGTACCTTCAACTCTTGAATCGTGAAACCACGTCCAACTCTGACCCGGCTGTTGTATTTAATGGTTGGGCATCTGACAACTGGGCGAAGCTTGTCGACAGGACGGGGAGCAACGGCGGCAGCCTTAGCAAGACGAGCTTCCCGACGGCGGTGTTTCCGGCCAGGCTATAAAACGCGAGCAAAAATCAGCCACATCCACCTTCCAGGTAAAATATACACCGCAATGATTCCTTTCCATTGTCTCCGCGTTTCCTTTCCCtcgaagaaaaaaaggaagggaaaaaagcaTGAGCAAATTTCGTACCTGATCGAAGTGCACTCGGACACGACGCTGCCAGTCCTTGTGGAAGTCTAAAACGCACGAAACCAGTCAGAACAAAAAAAACTCGCCCAGAGTGATTCGCACATCGTCTTGCACAGCGATCGACCGAGAGGAATACTCACGATTCCTAGGGATTTGCTGGTTGTGCTTGATCGCCTATAAGATCCAAGAAAGTCGCATGTTAGCGTCCATCCAAAGCGGCGCAACGCGAAACAGAGGACTTTAATTCCCCGTAAAGCGTAGCGGCGGGGGAGAGCAGCATCAAGCATACCATTGTGACGGCCGGTGATCAAGTTGTCGAAACCCGGAATGGTGTTGCTGGTCGTTCGTCGACGTCGTTCGAGGATTGCTTGGGTTTATTTGGGGTGGGAACTTTTTTGGTGTGGTCTGCCTCTCGGAGCCGCCAGCCTCGCTTAGCCCACGCTAGCCCTATGTCTTACCTAATTGGTTACCACAACATCTCTGACGACGGCGAAAATTTTCAAAAATTCACCAAACGCACTGCTGGACAACGGAGGAGGAGCTGGCCATTGTGGGTTCATATTCTCGTCTGATTAGGATCCTACACTACTTCTACCTAAGCCAGACCACGCGTTacaagcaaaaaaaaaaaagccagcAATACCTTGGCCGCCGAAACACCAGAAATCAATAACAAAGTCTATCAACAAATGCAGGAATAATCGTACATCATCAGAAAGACCCAAAGTGATGCACCAGGGGTGAAAGAGGTACAGCTCGCATAAGTGATTTTTTCAAATACCGATAAAGCAAGGAAATTCATCAACATATCGTAAAGCTAGGAAACTCAGGAGCATCGTGAAAAGGGTTCATAGTGAGTGTTGAAAGGGTAGCAAAGTCGTATCAAATCATCACAGtaaggggggaaaaaaaaaagaaaaacaaaaaaaatggaaATGTTACCCCTTCAGGATTCCACATCAAGGCAGACAGACTCTGCACCACAAAATTTCTTGGGAGACATCATCTTCTCTTCAGTGCTACGCTTGCGCTTCAGATTGCCGCTGGGGCGTTCAACGCCCGGTTTCTTGACTTGGCCGAAGAGTTTAGCCTGAAGAAGGGTGTTCGATTTGCCAATGTTGACCGGGATTGATGGTTCTTCTTGACTGCTACGGGGAAAACGACGTAGCATACTAGTAGCGAGAGAACTTGCTTGGGAAGCGGGCACATCTTCATCGGTCACTGCTTCTTCAATGTCGGAGGCCGAGATTGTGCTGTCACGATCGTGGCGGTCGCGTTCGTCGTCTTCGTCAATGGCAGAGTGGCTCAAAGGCGGGGCTGTGGATCGTTTATTGATCGGAGTAAAGAAATGGATTCGATCGTTGCCCACAGAATTACGCTGGGGAGTCGTGGGTAAGGACGAGAGCGAATGCGTTCCACGAGCATGACCGTGGTTCTTCTGAGAGTTTTTCTTTGATACGGGAGACTTAATACTGGCAGATTCTCCGTTGAGGACCTGGTCAGCAGCAAGGAGAGCCGCGAATGGATGATGACTGCCGACTCTGCTGATATGAGAACGAGCACCATCCGGGATCGGCTTGCGGTGTGGAGTGTTAAATTCGGTACGAGGGCTTGAAGAAATGGACCCTTGGTCCATTAGCTGGGTAAAGTGCACTCGGTTCTCCCGGATGCGCTGTTTGAGAAGGCCGTTTTCCTCCTCCAGGAGTCCATATTTGCCGGCATGCTCCTCGATGAGTTTTTTAGCGCGGCGTAGTCTTCGATCTAATGTCATATTTGCGTGT includes:
- a CDS encoding uncharacterized protein (antiSMASH:Cluster_2.8~EggNog:ENOG410PWDP~COG:S~BUSCO:8578at33183); its protein translation is MTDQPLLKKACLEPAAEIAVPSSPIPARSSLSASPDDLPLSINPSERTKFASPQPPASSSEMTPPPSRNAPHESTPVRAFSEHNLFLVSPPATVNQTLCVAYGASKSLPTSTDIEDADTESLRKMAKGLLAVAQESRMSAAHFKLQHSLLSLTSSEAIKRAEVEQQLAKREIEILQSADYRSRQNLMRQTSPHPQLNADLEAAVHRIKELEHANMTLDRRLRRAKKLIEEHAGKYGLLEEENGLLKQRIRENRVHFTQLMDQGSISSSPRTEFNTPHRKPIPDGARSHISRVGSHHPFAALLAADQVLNGESASIKSPVSKKNSQKNHGHARGTHSLSSLPTTPQRNSVGNDRIHFFTPINKRSTAPPLSHSAIDEDDERDRHDRDSTISASDIEEAVTDEDVPASQASSLATSMLRRFPRSSQEEPSIPVNIGKSNTLLQAKLFGQVKKPGVERPSGNLKRKRSTEEKMMSPKKFCGAESAIKHNQQIPRNHFHKDWQRRVRVHFDQPGRKHRRREARLAKAAAVAPRPVDKLRPVVRCPTIKYNSRVRVGRGFTIQELKEAGIPRKLAPTIGIAVDHRRVNACSESLSANVARLKEYKARLILFPRKSGQFKKLDSSPEDVKAALEGKNLVKNVGSLLPVTNITRAQAVTEISKADMPEGEKAAYRRLRDARSEARYAGVREKRAKAKAEEAAAAKK
- a CDS encoding uncharacterized protein (antiSMASH:Cluster_2.8~EggNog:ENOG410PPDR~COG:S~BUSCO:6316at33183) — its product is MIPLPAKRRKSNSSSAIPVESTNVEHASLNNNGKLEPASGASFRSATKASLARSQAELLPRILGRSAAERTQRSESRGRELHDAQGTKEDMSRKAPWALPNQISSKRESNSKLPVPSSRKAEAAETNLENGTVRRSARRALFTSQRTSITAEVSAAGLPDEFEPGEQGSGSLFGSQNAGDGESEPELPPTPTQLGLQKLSVRSRSFMSSSPSLLVDRQKRRTSGRRYEPSPLKPRDEQVGELEDLGADLSTNVSQLEEELPAAVREKKRLRDELTAQLEKLKEDVATLEDCGRRFEQPDTNESLDKEYLSRLLSLLTTDNPSCAPPPKPKRLPPISSMLSYLLPFSVPQHIPKLELQRPVTPPPENPFALEQLSDPLPYLTLFAPLTLSTHTTTTSSSWKTLGSSSRLIQKHEFVLSPPRGFPQSIYKIPITLETDPELQRILSITIPDSSEASDVANIPSQLHRWMHTRLSNQLLKLDISGLSWGVCRYWEACISRAKIWTLLEKLQSNVTKGTRLKDTSSREDSEPEKNPRALVPHLDRSSSLFSGPRGTGSYQIMVSCPIEIDLWTSEPFLQPDICISTSTSPRSSGGAETKIEIEARRVFWTILKHRSADVEIDCGIIVGAVEAVVRVLYGEE